Proteins from a single region of Chromobacterium sp. ATCC 53434:
- a CDS encoding YSC84-related protein, translated as MINPLHNLQKALLLAATGLMLCLASAYTLAESARDLDEAALQSLHMLYQTSPAAESLSHKASAILVFPKIVKAGLIFGGAYGEGVLLEGGQPNGYYNSVTASWGWQAGAESYGYVVFLMNQKAVRYLKKSMGWEIGTGPSVVVVDAGTAKNLSSTTLRNDAYAFIFDQEGLMASLSIEGTKISLIKR; from the coding sequence AAGCCCTATTGCTGGCCGCCACCGGGCTGATGCTGTGTCTGGCTAGCGCCTATACCCTGGCCGAATCGGCGCGCGATCTGGATGAGGCCGCCCTGCAATCGCTGCACATGCTGTATCAAACGAGCCCTGCGGCGGAAAGTCTCTCCCACAAGGCCTCCGCCATCCTGGTGTTTCCCAAGATTGTCAAAGCCGGGCTGATCTTTGGCGGCGCATACGGCGAAGGCGTGCTGCTGGAAGGAGGCCAACCCAACGGCTACTACAACTCAGTCACCGCATCCTGGGGATGGCAGGCAGGCGCGGAATCCTATGGCTATGTAGTATTTCTGATGAATCAGAAAGCCGTCCGCTATCTGAAAAAGTCCATGGGTTGGGAAATCGGCACCGGCCCCAGCGTAGTCGTGGTTGATGCCGGCACGGCGAAAAACTTGAGCTCGACGACATTGCGCAACGACGCCTATGCCTTCATCTTCGACCAGGAAGGCCTGATGGCCAGCCTGAGCATAGAAGGCACCAAGATTTCGCTCATCAAGCGTTAA